A stretch of the Chlorobiota bacterium genome encodes the following:
- a CDS encoding gamma carbonic anhydrase family protein — translation MINIPPYNDRSDITVLPFEGISPRIHSSVFIASGARIIGDVEIGEQSSIWYNVVIRGDVHWIKIGVRTNIQDLVMCHVTNKKHPLTICNDVTIGHSAVLHGSTINDKVLVGMGAILLDKSVIGTNSIVAAGTVVKEGFVVPEGVLIAGVPGKIIRDLNDDEKLYSAKGAANYKGYVERFIKSGFELY, via the coding sequence ATGATAAATATTCCTCCTTATAATGACAGATCTGATATAACTGTATTACCATTCGAAGGAATATCCCCAAGAATACATAGTAGTGTTTTTATAGCCTCTGGTGCTAGAATAATTGGTGATGTTGAGATAGGTGAACAATCAAGTATTTGGTATAATGTAGTAATTAGAGGAGATGTACATTGGATTAAAATAGGAGTAAGAACTAATATTCAAGATTTAGTAATGTGTCATGTTACTAACAAGAAACATCCTTTAACAATATGTAATGATGTTACCATTGGTCATAGTGCCGTTCTTCATGGCTCAACAATTAATGATAAAGTGTTAGTTGGTATGGGTGCAATTTTACTTGATAAGTCTGTAATTGGTACTAATTCAATAGTTGCAGCAGGTACAGTTGTTAAAGAAGGGTTTGTAGTACCAGAAGGAGTTCTAATTGCAGGAGTTCCAGGGAAAATTATCAGAGATTTAAATGATGATGAAAAATTATATTCTGCAAAGGGTGCTGCAAATTATAAAGGTTATGTAGAAAGATTTATTAAATCTGGGTTTGAATTATATTAA
- a CDS encoding M1 family metallopeptidase, whose protein sequence is MICIYNKLKFIFSILIIFISTNSVNSQSLFNNVNFKGNRSHTFDVQSILIELKFDEPNKKVIGVVEHSINSLSTNLSKIELDIAENMKISGVWVDELMTSYDRNDGKLIIKFPKSKRYLQNFKLKIYYDVIPKKGMYFIQPDSLNPKQRRQIWTQGEAEDNHYWLPMYDYPNDRFTVEVKATVNIDQKVLSNGELISTKDNLDGTVTWQWKMDKPIPGYLIMLAIGDYLVTKDTVNNLQLEYWSYKDMPEKVQTTFKHTPDIINYFEKLTGVKFPWIKYAQVFIAEFMFGGMENTTATTLNDNSLVDSYGLIDNNPDGLIAHEAAHQWFGNLIINRSWGHLWLHESFATYLSSLFMGFKYSKDDLIMDMYNQRLGSINTDESQGRDPIVNGKGITPNIYGRGSRILWMLNTLIGEELFWKSINHFLKKNEYSLVETNDLKIAFEETTGENLDWFFNQWVYKAGFPEYSVSYNVKDDTLNLNVKQIQKQDSICGLFKMPVSIEIYSNDNWMSESEIGGAKLVNSNIGVTIDTIWVTTVDSTYKFKINSKPRFVIFDGGDLVMKKINFSRTQNELVAQMCYAPRFLDRLMAVKELEKKYPDTNSSQKNWMWTMTLDSIYKFEKNSYVKIAMIEAMKKSRSNVANNILISGLTDSNRDVRKSAVGVAERITDKKLLSSILRGMLNDSSYSLRASTLSLLSNYDTTGLSVYLLKMKGVKGRRGRFANAWLSAVSDGKFKQMINDVIDYTKHDYSDWTRANAYETIGKLDTINSKVIETLKLGILDKNTFVCDEALKTSKLLKNNELLNYIIELKKTADKDLFDRIEKIMYPVVKDSDVNNSVDNNSVNSKLNENKKKENKVIVKTVKKIQLKGKK, encoded by the coding sequence ATGATTTGTATCTATAATAAGTTAAAATTTATTTTTTCAATATTAATAATTTTTATTTCTACTAATTCTGTTAATTCTCAATCTTTATTTAATAATGTAAATTTCAAAGGAAACAGATCTCATACATTTGATGTTCAAAGTATTTTAATAGAATTAAAATTCGATGAGCCAAATAAAAAAGTAATTGGTGTTGTTGAACATTCAATAAATTCCTTAAGTACTAACTTAAGCAAAATTGAACTAGATATTGCTGAGAATATGAAAATTAGTGGGGTTTGGGTGGATGAATTAATGACTAGTTACGATAGAAATGATGGGAAATTAATTATTAAATTTCCTAAATCAAAAAGATATTTGCAAAATTTCAAACTGAAAATTTATTATGATGTAATTCCTAAAAAAGGAATGTACTTTATTCAACCAGATTCATTAAACCCTAAACAAAGAAGGCAAATTTGGACTCAAGGTGAAGCTGAAGATAATCATTATTGGTTACCAATGTATGATTATCCAAATGATAGATTTACTGTTGAAGTTAAAGCTACTGTAAATATCGATCAAAAAGTATTGTCAAATGGTGAGCTTATAAGTACCAAGGATAATCTAGATGGAACTGTAACATGGCAATGGAAAATGGATAAACCAATACCTGGCTATTTGATAATGTTAGCAATTGGAGATTACTTAGTAACAAAAGATACTGTAAACAATCTTCAGCTAGAATATTGGAGTTATAAAGATATGCCAGAAAAAGTTCAAACTACATTTAAACATACCCCTGATATAATAAATTATTTTGAAAAGTTGACTGGAGTTAAATTTCCATGGATTAAATATGCTCAAGTATTTATTGCAGAATTTATGTTTGGTGGAATGGAAAATACAACAGCAACAACTTTAAATGACAATTCACTTGTTGATTCTTATGGATTGATTGATAATAACCCTGATGGATTAATAGCTCATGAAGCTGCTCATCAATGGTTTGGTAATTTGATTATCAATAGATCTTGGGGTCATTTATGGCTTCATGAAAGTTTTGCTACTTACCTATCATCACTCTTCATGGGATTTAAATATAGTAAAGATGATTTGATAATGGATATGTACAACCAAAGATTAGGTTCCATAAATACAGATGAATCTCAGGGTCGTGATCCTATAGTTAATGGAAAAGGTATTACACCTAATATTTATGGGCGTGGATCAAGAATATTGTGGATGCTTAATACTTTAATTGGTGAAGAACTATTTTGGAAATCTATTAATCATTTTCTAAAAAAAAATGAATACAGCCTAGTTGAAACAAATGATTTAAAAATTGCTTTTGAAGAAACAACTGGAGAAAATTTAGATTGGTTTTTTAATCAATGGGTTTATAAGGCTGGTTTTCCAGAGTATTCAGTAAGTTATAATGTTAAGGATGATACTTTAAATTTAAATGTTAAACAAATTCAAAAACAAGATTCAATTTGTGGTTTGTTTAAAATGCCTGTATCAATTGAAATTTACTCAAATGATAACTGGATGAGTGAGTCAGAAATTGGAGGAGCTAAGCTAGTTAATAGCAATATAGGTGTTACTATTGATACTATTTGGGTAACAACCGTTGATAGTACTTATAAATTTAAAATTAATTCTAAACCAAGATTTGTAATTTTTGATGGAGGAGATTTGGTTATGAAAAAAATTAATTTTTCTAGAACTCAAAATGAGCTAGTTGCTCAAATGTGTTATGCTCCAAGATTTTTAGATAGGTTAATGGCAGTTAAAGAACTAGAAAAAAAATATCCTGATACAAACTCAAGCCAAAAAAATTGGATGTGGACAATGACATTAGATTCAATTTATAAATTTGAAAAAAATAGTTATGTAAAAATTGCAATGATTGAAGCAATGAAAAAATCTAGATCAAATGTTGCAAATAATATTTTAATATCAGGTTTAACAGATTCAAATAGAGATGTTCGTAAATCAGCTGTTGGGGTTGCAGAAAGAATTACTGATAAAAAATTGTTATCATCTATATTAAGAGGAATGTTAAATGATAGTAGTTATTCATTGAGGGCAAGTACACTTAGTTTATTATCAAATTATGATACAACTGGATTGAGTGTGTATTTACTAAAAATGAAAGGGGTAAAAGGCAGAAGAGGAAGATTTGCAAATGCTTGGCTAAGCGCAGTTTCTGATGGTAAATTTAAGCAAATGATTAATGATGTTATTGACTACACCAAACATGATTATAGCGATTGGACTAGGGCAAATGCATATGAAACAATTGGCAAATTAGATACCATTAATTCAAAAGTAATAGAAACTTTAAAATTAGGTATTCTTGATAAAAATACTTTTGTTTGTGATGAAGCATTAAAAACATCAAAGCTGTTAAAAAACAATGAACTTTTAAATTATATAATAGAATTAAAGAAAACTGCAGATAAAGACTTATTTGATAGAATTGAAAAAATAATGTATCCAGTTGTTAAAGATTCAGATGTGAATAATTCAGTTGATAATAATTCAGTCAATTCGAAATTAAATGAAAATAAAAAAAAGGAAAATAAAGTTATTGTTAAAACAGTTAAGAAGATTCAATTGAAAGGGAAAAAATAA
- a CDS encoding DUF3098 domain-containing protein, giving the protein MAKTIAKKNTIKQNNLVDFNFPFTKKNWILIFSGIGLLILGYALMATSISKDPANNDGIWNNSLAVNIAPIILTIAYCIVIPTGIMLRDKSTESIEQI; this is encoded by the coding sequence ATGGCAAAAACTATTGCAAAAAAAAATACCATTAAGCAAAATAATCTTGTAGATTTTAATTTCCCATTTACAAAGAAAAATTGGATATTAATTTTTTCTGGTATAGGTTTATTAATACTTGGTTATGCATTAATGGCTACGAGTATATCTAAAGACCCAGCTAATAATGATGGTATATGGAACAATTCTTTAGCAGTTAATATTGCGCCAATTATCCTTACAATTGCATATTGTATTGTTATTCCTACAGGAATAATGTTAAGAGACAAATCAACTGAAAGTATAGAACAAATATAG
- a CDS encoding RNA polymerase sigma factor: MNSQFKNTTEIELIKMMSEDYGNKEAIFTEIYKRLSKPLYSYCVGACTGDKDKANDLFQDTFIRFHDAIKKTVIEKPLQYIIRIARNKHLSNQEKIREEIRDIDELDVFQVNDNKYEKEELYNLILSALDLLDDKYRDVFVLREFEMMSFQEIADLCNLSLSNAKMLAVRSREKIVKILQPYIQDLNKS; the protein is encoded by the coding sequence ATGAACAGTCAATTTAAAAATACAACAGAAATTGAGCTTATAAAAATGATGAGCGAAGATTATGGAAATAAGGAAGCAATTTTTACTGAGATATATAAAAGGCTTTCAAAACCATTGTACAGCTATTGTGTAGGAGCTTGCACAGGTGATAAAGATAAAGCAAATGATTTATTCCAAGATACTTTTATAAGATTTCATGATGCTATAAAAAAAACAGTTATAGAAAAACCTTTGCAGTATATAATTAGAATTGCCAGAAATAAGCATTTATCAAATCAAGAGAAAATAAGAGAGGAAATAAGAGATATAGATGAATTAGATGTTTTTCAAGTGAATGATAATAAATATGAAAAAGAAGAGTTATACAATCTTATCCTCTCAGCTCTTGATTTACTTGATGATAAATATAGGGATGTTTTTGTACTAAGGGAATTTGAAATGATGTCTTTTCAGGAAATAGCTGATTTATGCAATTTGTCTTTATCTAATGCAAAAATGTTAGCTGTAAGATCAAGAGAAAAAATTGTAAAAATATTACAACCTTATATCCAAGATTTAAATAAATCATAA
- a CDS encoding T9SS type A sorting domain-containing protein, producing the protein MNKRDFLKVAGLASAGSLISTDVIQNIANANQVTNPNCVLIPSETAGPFPLDLSANNFYFRQDIREDQVGVKLNLKLRIIGFDNCLPMQNLRVNIWHCNKDGLYSGYDNNMNAGQAGKTFNRGYQLTDLNGEVNFITNFPGWYNGRVCHIHFQVYVSSVYSAVSQLTFPVDAKNKLYTDNPTFYMKGPDATLPSQDGIFSDGYNFQISTLTVNSDGSYNGTLEVTVKGAGKSTAGLANHEPETGGYFKLEQNVPNPFSNETAIPFDLINSGEVSLQLWDLSGKILTEINKGVLNAGKHSIKIDFGLLGLPITNYVYQLKIKNKDGVFTQCKMMTISK; encoded by the coding sequence ATGAATAAACGTGATTTTCTTAAAGTAGCTGGTTTGGCAAGTGCAGGTTCGTTAATATCAACTGATGTAATTCAAAATATAGCTAATGCAAATCAAGTAACAAATCCAAATTGTGTACTAATACCGAGCGAAACTGCTGGACCTTTCCCATTAGATTTGAGTGCAAATAATTTTTATTTTAGACAAGATATTAGGGAAGATCAAGTTGGCGTAAAGTTGAATTTAAAACTTAGAATTATTGGTTTTGATAATTGCCTTCCAATGCAAAATTTAAGAGTAAATATTTGGCATTGCAATAAAGATGGCTTGTACTCTGGGTATGACAATAATATGAATGCTGGACAAGCTGGTAAAACATTTAATCGTGGATATCAACTTACAGATCTAAATGGTGAAGTAAATTTTATTACTAATTTTCCGGGATGGTATAATGGAAGAGTATGTCATATACATTTTCAAGTTTATGTTAGTTCAGTTTATTCAGCTGTATCTCAATTGACATTCCCAGTTGATGCTAAAAATAAATTGTATACAGATAATCCAACATTTTATATGAAAGGTCCTGATGCAACATTGCCATCACAAGATGGAATATTTTCAGACGGATACAATTTTCAAATTTCAACTTTGACAGTTAATTCAGATGGAAGTTATAATGGAACTTTAGAAGTAACAGTTAAGGGAGCAGGGAAAAGCACAGCGGGTCTTGCAAATCATGAACCAGAAACTGGGGGATATTTTAAATTAGAACAAAATGTACCGAATCCATTTTCGAATGAAACCGCAATTCCATTTGATTTAATTAATAGTGGAGAAGTTAGCCTTCAATTATGGGATTTATCTGGTAAAATATTAACTGAAATAAATAAAGGAGTTTTAAATGCTGGAAAACATAGTATCAAAATAGATTTTGGATTACTTGGTTTACCAATAACAAATTATGTTTATCAGCTAAAGATTAAAAATAAAGATGGAGTTTTTACTCAATGTAAAATGATGACTATATCAAAATAA
- a CDS encoding Rieske 2Fe-2S domain-containing protein: MERREFLMKLGAGAALTLAVGCLESCSSSTAPTEIDFTIDLNQDQFKSLNTNGSYLIYNGVVISKGIDGAFYAATVICSHENEKKVLYDKSKNQYICSAHGATFDLTGKGTNKNGSSGLTIYKTLLNGTILRVYY, translated from the coding sequence ATGGAAAGAAGAGAATTTTTAATGAAACTTGGAGCAGGAGCAGCTTTAACTTTAGCAGTAGGATGTTTGGAATCGTGTTCTAGCTCAACTGCACCTACAGAAATTGATTTCACGATTGACTTAAATCAAGATCAGTTTAAAAGTTTAAATACAAATGGCAGTTATTTAATATATAATGGTGTAGTTATTTCAAAAGGAATTGACGGAGCATTTTATGCTGCTACTGTAATTTGTTCTCATGAAAATGAAAAAAAAGTTTTGTACGATAAGTCTAAGAATCAATATATATGTTCTGCTCATGGAGCAACATTTGATTTGACAGGTAAAGGAACCAATAAAAATGGTAGTAGTGGTTTAACAATTTATAAAACATTACTTAATGGAACAATTCTAAGAGTATATTATTAA
- a CDS encoding PepSY-like domain-containing protein codes for MKTNLLAVLSALVLGGAFLTGCQESVLSTDNQNGLDKNSWISDFQDSNSNLDYGHYEKKGFEDKGKGRRGHHCPGRDSLNNGCMGIPDSLVPQIIKDNFTVKYPGITPKWSKRDTTYSARFTTTDSLKTEAIFNLSGILLTIETHVGIDKLPVVISDKIKLEYSSYTIKHLEIVNDVIKGISNYEVVIIGGDRTGYKLVYDSVGNLLEKKELRRR; via the coding sequence ATGAAAACAAATTTATTAGCGGTGCTTTCAGCACTCGTATTGGGAGGTGCATTCTTAACTGGATGTCAAGAAAGTGTATTATCAACAGACAATCAAAATGGATTAGATAAAAATTCTTGGATTTCAGATTTCCAAGATTCAAATAGTAATTTAGATTATGGTCATTATGAAAAAAAGGGATTTGAAGATAAAGGTAAAGGAAGAAGAGGACATCATTGTCCAGGTAGAGATAGCTTAAATAATGGATGTATGGGTATTCCAGATTCATTAGTACCCCAAATAATCAAAGATAATTTTACTGTCAAATATCCTGGAATAACACCAAAATGGAGTAAACGTGATACAACTTATTCAGCAAGATTTACTACAACTGATAGTTTGAAAACTGAAGCAATATTTAATTTAAGTGGAATTTTGTTAACTATTGAAACTCATGTAGGAATAGACAAACTTCCGGTGGTTATTTCTGACAAAATCAAATTAGAATACTCAAGTTATACAATTAAACATTTGGAAATTGTGAATGATGTAATTAAAGGAATCTCTAATTATGAAGTAGTAATTATTGGTGGAGATAGAACAGGGTATAAGCTTGTTTATGATTCTGTAGGAAATTTACTTGAAAAAAAAGAATTGAGAAGAAGATAA
- the gap gene encoding type I glyceraldehyde-3-phosphate dehydrogenase, whose translation MAIRIAINGFGRIGRLVFRHAIANKDKFDFVGINDLTDAKTLAHLLKYDSVHGLFKGDVEVDGNDLIVNGDRIKISSSKTIEDIGWGEIDVAIESTGVFTDRLSLTKHLNAGARKVVLTAPAKDEMDATVVLGVNDYILTSESKIVSNASCTTNCLAPMVKILMDNFGIQSGFMTTVHSYTNDQNILDLPHKDLRRSRAAAVNIIPTSTGAAKALGLVIPEVKGKLDGMAMRVPTPDGSVTDFTAILERSATKEEINAKFKEAANGAMKNILQYTEDPIVSSDIIGNPHSCILDADCTMVIGNHIKIIGWYDNEFGYSSRIVDLVEKISSL comes from the coding sequence ATGGCAATTCGCATAGCAATTAACGGCTTTGGTCGTATTGGTCGCCTAGTTTTTCGTCACGCAATAGCTAACAAAGATAAGTTTGATTTCGTGGGAATAAATGATTTAACTGATGCAAAAACACTTGCACATTTGTTAAAGTACGACTCCGTACATGGTCTTTTTAAAGGGGATGTTGAAGTTGATGGAAATGATTTAATTGTTAATGGAGATAGAATTAAAATTTCATCATCAAAAACAATTGAAGATATTGGATGGGGAGAAATAGATGTTGCTATTGAATCTACTGGAGTTTTTACAGATAGATTAAGTTTGACAAAACATCTTAATGCAGGAGCTAGAAAAGTTGTGTTAACAGCACCTGCTAAAGACGAAATGGATGCTACAGTTGTGCTTGGAGTAAATGATTATATATTAACATCTGAGTCAAAAATTGTTTCCAATGCTTCATGTACTACTAATTGTTTAGCACCTATGGTAAAAATTTTAATGGATAATTTTGGTATTCAATCAGGTTTTATGACAACAGTACATTCATATACAAACGATCAAAACATATTAGATTTGCCTCACAAAGACTTACGCAGATCTAGAGCAGCAGCAGTAAACATTATCCCAACTTCAACTGGTGCAGCAAAAGCATTAGGGTTAGTTATACCTGAAGTTAAAGGAAAGTTAGATGGTATGGCAATGAGAGTTCCAACTCCAGATGGTTCTGTAACTGATTTTACGGCTATTCTTGAAAGATCTGCTACTAAGGAGGAAATTAATGCAAAATTTAAAGAGGCAGCAAATGGAGCAATGAAAAATATTCTTCAATACACTGAAGATCCAATAGTTTCATCTGATATTATAGGAAATCCACATTCTTGTATTTTAGATGCAGATTGTACAATGGTAATTGGAAATCATATTAAAATAATTGGTTGGTACGATAATGAGTTCGGATACTCAAGCCGCATTGTAGATCTTGTTGAAAAAATTTCAAGTTTGTAG
- the vanZ gene encoding VanZ family protein: MKLKQYFKFHSPIILYCSLIFALSSQSNLHPSGVFEIWDKLNHFGAYFLMMLFMFISFRNIFVKKSLIKILLISFIATSIFGITDELHQYFVPNRTCDYRDWLADSIGSGLAGVLIYLIYKSRIKKGLDINS; this comes from the coding sequence ATGAAATTAAAACAATATTTCAAGTTCCATTCTCCAATTATATTATATTGTTCATTAATATTTGCATTAAGTTCACAATCAAATTTGCATCCCAGTGGAGTTTTTGAGATTTGGGATAAGTTAAACCATTTTGGAGCATATTTTTTAATGATGCTATTTATGTTCATTTCTTTTAGAAATATTTTTGTAAAAAAATCTTTAATTAAAATTCTTTTAATTTCTTTTATTGCAACTTCTATATTTGGAATTACAGATGAACTTCATCAATATTTTGTTCCTAACAGAACCTGTGATTACAGAGACTGGTTAGCAGATTCGATTGGAAGTGGATTGGCAGGAGTATTAATATATTTGATTTATAAAAGTAGAATAAAAAAAGGATTAGATATTAATTCCTAA
- a CDS encoding NAD(P)H-hydrate dehydratase: MKYLNTIQKSKEIDSNLINDYGLSSITLMENASRGVFDELAKVFPSLENIKILIICGKGNNGGDGFALARHCIIANMNVDCIMLHDEWDLTKESLYQFTILKNLYSDKINFHNKKINDQDYEIIIDAILGIGAIGNLNELYSDIITWANNKNCFRISIDVPTGLNADTGLIFNEICFKADLTITMGSYKPGLFFNLGRIYCGKVKVVHIGVSDYFFKSNLVLLDKEIASNGIEKFSPTQHKYQRGKTVIIGGSIGMSGAASIASEASLESGAGIVYLITPFGCNTNHRNEIISFNLKANLKGTFEDQPFSSYSDLLDSAKSLVVGCGLGKSETLKNFISDLLINSKVPIVLDADGLNAFNENPDEISKHKSELIITPHHSEMSRLLKIPTEEIAMNPIEIAKISSKRFHCITVLKGAPTVVADTNGFVYINSVGNSSMATAGSGDALAGVIGSLVAQNSGNAFNSVLTSVFAHSFSGDLSLNFKGTKSVTTSDIIANLYKAFIYISE, from the coding sequence ATGAAATATTTAAATACAATTCAAAAATCAAAAGAAATAGATTCTAATCTTATAAATGATTATGGTTTGTCTTCAATTACATTAATGGAGAATGCTTCAAGAGGTGTTTTTGATGAATTAGCTAAAGTTTTTCCTTCTTTAGAAAATATTAAAATACTTATTATTTGTGGTAAAGGGAATAATGGTGGAGATGGTTTTGCATTAGCTAGACATTGTATAATTGCAAATATGAATGTTGATTGCATTATGTTACATGATGAATGGGATTTAACAAAAGAATCACTTTATCAATTTACAATCCTTAAAAATTTGTATTCTGATAAAATTAATTTTCATAATAAAAAGATTAATGATCAAGATTATGAAATTATTATTGATGCAATTTTAGGTATTGGTGCAATTGGAAATTTAAATGAATTATATTCTGACATTATTACTTGGGCGAACAATAAGAATTGTTTTAGAATTTCTATAGATGTTCCAACTGGTTTGAATGCTGATACTGGTTTAATATTTAATGAGATTTGTTTTAAAGCAGATTTAACAATTACAATGGGTTCTTACAAACCTGGTTTATTTTTTAATCTTGGTAGAATATATTGTGGGAAAGTGAAAGTAGTTCATATTGGAGTTAGTGATTATTTTTTCAAATCTAATTTGGTTTTATTAGATAAAGAGATTGCCTCTAATGGAATAGAAAAATTTTCACCTACTCAACATAAGTATCAGCGTGGTAAAACAGTTATAATTGGCGGATCTATAGGTATGAGTGGTGCTGCTTCAATAGCTTCTGAAGCTTCATTAGAATCAGGTGCTGGAATTGTTTATTTGATAACTCCATTTGGATGTAATACGAACCATAGAAACGAAATTATTTCTTTTAATTTAAAAGCAAATTTAAAAGGTACATTTGAAGATCAACCATTCAGTTCATATTCTGATTTACTTGATTCTGCTAAATCATTAGTTGTTGGATGTGGCTTAGGTAAAAGCGAAACTCTAAAGAATTTCATTTCTGATTTATTAATTAATTCCAAAGTTCCAATTGTTTTAGATGCAGATGGACTTAACGCGTTTAATGAAAACCCAGATGAAATTTCGAAACATAAATCGGAACTAATTATTACACCTCATCATAGTGAAATGTCACGTTTATTGAAAATACCTACTGAAGAAATAGCTATGAATCCAATTGAAATTGCAAAAATTTCTTCTAAAAGATTTCATTGTATTACTGTTTTAAAAGGTGCTCCTACAGTTGTTGCGGATACTAATGGTTTCGTATATATAAACTCAGTTGGTAATTCATCAATGGCTACAGCTGGATCTGGTGATGCTCTTGCGGGTGTTATTGGTTCGTTGGTAGCTCAAAATAGTGGCAATGCTTTCAACTCAGTACTAACTTCAGTGTTTGCACATTCTTTTTCTGGTGATTTATCACTTAATTTTAAAGGGACCAAATCAGTTACAACTTCAGATATAATTGCAAATTTATACAAAGCTTTCATATACATTTCAGAATGA
- a CDS encoding rhomboid family intramembrane serine protease translates to MIPIKDDNVVGGLPFVNYSFIVINLLVFALLQFPLMGDPQKSNDFIMNFGAVPSIIEQNQKFFTIITSMFLHGGIMHLLGNMVFLWRFGDNIEKVMGSFFYFLFYMIGGIVALFAHLMTNHGSNLPCVGASGAISAVLGAYIIMFPKNRVKVLWIGYGFGMSDVSALYFLGIWGAMQFVNGLGALGGIASGVAFWAHIGGFVAGVVGGYFLRNKAARMKVIPMYNQNENFQKITNDSSFKD, encoded by the coding sequence ATGATACCTATAAAAGATGATAATGTTGTTGGAGGTTTACCCTTTGTAAATTATTCATTCATTGTAATAAATTTATTAGTTTTTGCATTGCTACAATTTCCTTTAATGGGTGATCCACAAAAAAGCAATGATTTTATAATGAATTTTGGAGCTGTCCCAAGTATAATCGAACAAAACCAAAAATTTTTTACAATAATAACTTCAATGTTTTTACATGGAGGAATAATGCACTTATTGGGTAATATGGTTTTTTTATGGAGGTTTGGAGATAATATTGAAAAAGTAATGGGAAGCTTTTTTTATTTTTTGTTTTATATGATTGGTGGAATAGTTGCATTGTTTGCTCATTTGATGACTAACCATGGTAGTAACCTTCCTTGCGTTGGAGCAAGTGGTGCAATTTCGGCAGTCTTAGGTGCATATATCATAATGTTCCCAAAGAATAGAGTAAAGGTTCTCTGGATAGGATATGGTTTTGGAATGAGTGATGTTTCTGCTTTATACTTTCTAGGAATATGGGGAGCAATGCAATTTGTTAATGGCTTAGGGGCTTTAGGAGGAATTGCATCTGGAGTTGCCTTCTGGGCACATATTGGCGGATTTGTTGCTGGCGTTGTTGGGGGATATTTTTTAAGAAATAAAGCAGCAAGAATGAAAGTAATTCCAATGTATAATCAAAATGAAAATTTTCAAAAAATTACTAATGATAGTAGCTTCAAAGATTGA